The Acinetobacter pittii genome contains a region encoding:
- a CDS encoding CBASS cGAMP-activated phospholipase yields MEATEKKRDIKILSLNGGGVRGLFTISLLAELENIIEEREGRTDVKIGEYFDLITGTSIGGILALGLASGKSARELQATFKNNAQKIFPAHLFKWKKILTLFRPIYNSEPLREVVTSMIPESMRFNDLQRRVMVTSVNLSTGCPKFFKTPHNPMFTLDGKLKLIDAAMATSAAPTYFKPHYCSDLNHYFADGGLVSNNPSFIGIREVLIDMQSDFPDAQPKDVKILNVGTLSENYCISPKVLEKNCSKGYHGLWNMGERLVLSTMTANQHLQRFMLIREFKVLGISQNYVELDATIPNEASSDITLDNACRSSLDALMGLGKKLGAEAYTERAELRHFFECTAEPFINKSTNSGT; encoded by the coding sequence TTGGAAGCGACTGAAAAAAAACGTGATATTAAGATTTTAAGTCTAAATGGTGGTGGTGTACGTGGTTTATTTACCATCAGTCTTTTAGCGGAGCTTGAGAATATTATTGAAGAGCGTGAAGGGCGAACCGATGTAAAGATTGGTGAATATTTTGATTTAATTACAGGTACATCGATTGGGGGGATTTTAGCACTTGGTTTAGCTAGTGGTAAAAGTGCGCGAGAATTACAAGCTACTTTTAAAAATAATGCTCAAAAGATTTTCCCAGCCCACCTATTTAAGTGGAAGAAAATATTAACACTGTTTCGCCCTATTTATAATAGCGAACCGTTGAGAGAAGTTGTAACTAGCATGATACCTGAAAGCATGCGTTTCAATGACCTGCAACGTCGAGTCATGGTTACGTCTGTAAACTTATCAACAGGGTGCCCAAAATTCTTTAAAACCCCTCATAACCCCATGTTTACATTAGATGGTAAATTAAAGTTGATTGATGCTGCGATGGCCACGTCCGCTGCCCCGACTTACTTTAAACCACATTATTGTAGTGATTTAAATCATTATTTTGCTGATGGGGGGCTAGTTTCCAATAATCCAAGCTTTATTGGTATTCGTGAAGTATTAATCGATATGCAATCTGATTTTCCTGATGCTCAGCCCAAAGACGTAAAAATTCTTAATGTAGGAACATTAAGTGAGAATTATTGCATCAGTCCGAAGGTTTTAGAGAAAAATTGCAGCAAAGGCTACCATGGTTTATGGAACATGGGAGAACGCCTCGTTTTAAGCACAATGACGGCTAATCAGCACTTACAAAGGTTCATGTTGATTAGAGAGTTTAAAGTTTTAGGAATTTCTCAAAATTACGTTGAGCTGGATGCAACGATTCCGAATGAAGCATCTTCAGATATTACGTTAGATAATGCATGTAGAAGTAGTTTGGATGCACTGATGGGATTAGGTAAAAAGTTAGGTGCGGAAGCCTACACAGAAAGAGCAGAGTTGCGCCATTTTTTTGAATGCACTGCTGAACCATTTATCAATAAATCAACTAATTCGGGAACCTAA
- a CDS encoding ATP-binding protein produces the protein MSIKKSVIVNHLQSLKLLGALNYFVDHFDEMMIKNTSTIEVLNQLLIAEQNHVANKKIFRSLKKANNNYLKRCSMHADCTNKIESNKNILLNLMNFQCINIKHNLIFTNRVNAEKNCLISALGDQAFKNGFEILFYNTIEFFEEFEIAYRLGTLPLFNKKFLSCNLLILEDFDLSNVNMDWIAQFINFLDKYTNNGSLLIISRYETKMWLNHFENPVIGKALLDLIINRSYIFNSKGKFSFKKHSTSLKA, from the coding sequence ATGAGCATTAAAAAAAGCGTCATAGTTAACCATTTACAATCTTTAAAACTACTAGGTGCTCTTAACTATTTTGTGGATCACTTTGATGAGATGATGATAAAAAATACTTCAACTATTGAAGTACTTAATCAGCTCTTAATCGCTGAACAGAATCATGTGGCAAATAAAAAAATATTCCGCTCTTTGAAAAAAGCAAATAATAACTATTTGAAGAGATGTTCAATGCACGCAGATTGTACAAATAAGATTGAGTCAAATAAAAATATTTTATTAAATCTTATGAACTTTCAATGCATTAACATTAAGCATAATCTAATTTTTACTAACAGAGTAAATGCTGAAAAAAACTGTCTCATCTCAGCACTTGGTGATCAGGCATTTAAAAATGGATTTGAGATATTATTTTACAATACAATAGAGTTTTTTGAAGAATTTGAGATTGCATATAGACTTGGAACTCTCCCTCTTTTCAACAAAAAATTTTTATCCTGCAATCTATTAATTCTTGAAGATTTTGATTTATCTAATGTCAATATGGATTGGATCGCCCAATTCATTAATTTTCTAGATAAATATACAAATAATGGGTCATTATTAATTATAAGTAGGTATGAAACAAAAATGTGGCTAAACCATTTTGAAAATCCCGTTATCGGGAAAGCACTACTAGATCTTATTATTAATCGATCATATATTTTTAATTCTAAAGGAAAATTTTCGTTTAAGAAACATAGCACCTCACTAAAAGCATAG
- a CDS encoding ABC transporter substrate-binding protein produces MKLFASLLTLLILCGCSSSEQNRKTQENSSSHSICVFDSTNTKVCVAKPAQRIVSLFESGLDGLYMLGQGHKVIGIPAEVYIQPLLFNAYSTIDQRIANKQLATPTQGANATNIESLVLLKPDLVILGSGQTQTIELLRQFGIAVYVMESGTYKQVKEELSGIAILSGAQKRAQEILNFSDEIVAEVAAKTARQPNKQSIYYAWSGGRIFSTSGRQSITNDFIELAGAYNIVQTAANQPNVNPETLIEWNPDNIVLWNTNPKLIYERKELQGLSAVQNRKVFNLSPAFIYNPHTIKIIITAIYLNHSIYPEQSDLPVSALQQRILTKLYGEHLAKALVQ; encoded by the coding sequence ATGAAGTTATTCGCTTCATTACTTACTTTACTCATTCTATGTGGATGTTCTTCATCTGAACAAAATAGAAAAACTCAAGAAAACTCATCCTCTCATTCAATATGCGTTTTTGATAGTACAAATACAAAAGTCTGTGTAGCCAAACCTGCCCAAAGAATTGTTTCTCTGTTTGAGTCAGGTTTAGATGGCTTATATATGCTAGGGCAAGGTCATAAAGTGATTGGCATACCAGCCGAAGTATACATCCAACCTTTATTATTTAATGCCTACTCAACGATAGATCAACGTATTGCCAATAAACAGCTTGCTACGCCTACACAAGGGGCAAATGCAACCAATATTGAAAGTCTGGTGCTGTTAAAACCAGATCTGGTGATTTTGGGGAGCGGGCAAACCCAAACGATTGAACTGTTGCGGCAGTTTGGCATTGCTGTATATGTCATGGAGTCAGGCACCTACAAACAAGTGAAAGAAGAACTTTCTGGAATTGCTATTCTGAGCGGAGCCCAAAAGCGAGCTCAGGAAATTTTAAATTTCTCTGATGAAATTGTGGCAGAAGTCGCAGCCAAAACGGCTCGTCAGCCAAATAAACAATCGATTTACTATGCTTGGTCAGGAGGGCGTATTTTTTCTACCTCGGGACGTCAGTCGATTACCAATGATTTTATTGAGCTAGCGGGTGCATACAATATTGTTCAGACCGCTGCTAACCAACCCAACGTAAATCCCGAAACCCTCATTGAATGGAACCCTGACAATATTGTGCTTTGGAATACCAACCCTAAACTGATTTATGAACGAAAAGAATTACAAGGCTTAAGCGCTGTACAAAACCGAAAGGTATTTAATTTGAGTCCTGCATTTATATATAACCCGCACACCATCAAAATCATTATTACGGCGATTTATCTAAATCACAGTATTTATCCTGAACAGTCTGATTTACCTGTAAGTGCTTTACAACAGCGTATTTTAACTAAGTTGTATGGTGAGCACCTTGCAAAAGCGTTGGTGCAATGA
- a CDS encoding GNAT family N-acetyltransferase — MNMLNYQVVGKTDYVSAVEFALYTRQLLFPEIYHGQVPKDLKNFEQYYVNDSLGCFITVKDKNRIIGTIAYRAYDHRFDLNLPSNTVEVVKLFVLPEYRRNGIATQLCNMLFSHAKNHAITSLYLHTHPFLPAAEEFWRLQGFEVIQREWIDTYDTIHMSKSL, encoded by the coding sequence ATGAATATGTTGAATTATCAGGTAGTGGGCAAAACAGACTATGTGTCTGCTGTAGAATTTGCACTTTATACAAGACAGCTGTTATTCCCAGAAATCTATCATGGGCAAGTCCCCAAAGATTTAAAAAATTTTGAACAATATTATGTTAATGATTCATTGGGCTGCTTTATTACGGTAAAAGATAAAAACCGTATTATTGGTACGATTGCTTATCGGGCGTATGACCATCGTTTTGATTTAAATTTACCGTCCAATACGGTTGAGGTGGTTAAGTTGTTTGTATTGCCTGAATACCGCCGTAATGGCATCGCAACTCAGCTATGCAACATGTTGTTTAGCCATGCCAAAAACCATGCTATTACTAGTTTGTATTTACATACCCATCCATTTTTACCGGCAGCTGAAGAATTTTGGCGACTACAAGGCTTTGAGGTTATTCAGCGCGAATGGATCGATACCTATGACACTATACACATGAGTAAATCTTTATAG
- a CDS encoding CBASS cGAMP synthase, protein MNWNFHQYYSNRTDGLMGQLLLSDREKDALKALRDKVRERTRDIFVEAKKLVNQAKKDIGLEFLRVEMSITNFRYLSQEDQNKFAELIIQLDSNAKAEFLKLTPRFWTQGSFTYNTLNKPYVTPPQEMDIDDGTYLPMVFFNEKPVIGHHLLLLLVDTSLKSLVAENPSWTFEAKRTCGRITIPHMNAHVDVPMYAIPEDKFLEKEQFFKEAVNTRLTYDGYDSSVSIADQKKYKLDSVCVNLAIRAHDQKWMKSDPKVVSDWFEENCRRIGPHLRKICRFLKAWRDAQWEAGGGPSSISLMAATVNILNRKYIDNQDFGSTMLTIARELPNTFRNGVESPDDTDERPLFPPYSEHGKREKEIIEKMQTLLTNLENAFVADTKHEALTLLNLNFGDRVKDYSLIVSQTAAPAFEDEASQASATFQISSTMISG, encoded by the coding sequence ATGAACTGGAATTTTCATCAATATTATTCAAACCGTACAGATGGTTTAATGGGACAGCTACTTCTGAGTGATAGAGAAAAAGATGCTTTAAAAGCACTGCGAGATAAAGTGCGGGAGCGAACGCGAGATATTTTTGTAGAAGCAAAAAAATTAGTGAATCAGGCTAAAAAGGACATTGGATTGGAATTTTTACGTGTAGAAATGTCTATAACTAATTTTAGATACCTTTCTCAAGAAGACCAGAATAAATTTGCTGAACTAATCATTCAGCTTGATAGTAATGCCAAAGCAGAATTTTTGAAGCTTACACCACGATTCTGGACACAAGGTAGTTTTACATACAACACACTAAATAAGCCTTACGTAACTCCGCCTCAGGAAATGGATATTGACGATGGCACATATCTGCCAATGGTATTTTTTAATGAAAAACCTGTTATTGGTCATCATTTGCTATTACTTTTGGTTGATACCTCTCTTAAATCTTTGGTCGCTGAAAATCCAAGCTGGACATTTGAAGCGAAACGTACATGTGGACGTATCACTATTCCCCATATGAATGCACATGTCGATGTGCCAATGTATGCAATTCCTGAAGATAAATTTTTAGAAAAAGAGCAGTTCTTTAAAGAGGCTGTTAATACTCGTTTGACTTATGATGGGTATGACAGCAGTGTTTCAATTGCAGATCAAAAAAAATATAAACTCGACTCAGTCTGTGTAAATTTAGCAATTCGGGCTCATGATCAGAAATGGATGAAAAGTGATCCTAAAGTTGTTTCAGACTGGTTTGAAGAAAATTGCAGAAGAATCGGACCGCATTTGCGTAAAATCTGTCGCTTTCTGAAAGCTTGGCGCGATGCTCAATGGGAGGCGGGTGGGGGACCATCATCTATTTCATTAATGGCAGCAACAGTGAACATTTTGAATCGTAAATACATCGATAATCAAGACTTCGGTTCAACGATGTTAACCATTGCGAGAGAACTTCCTAATACATTTAGAAATGGAGTAGAAAGTCCAGATGATACTGATGAAAGACCATTATTCCCTCCTTATTCCGAACACGGGAAGCGTGAAAAGGAAATTATTGAGAAAATGCAAACACTATTAACAAATTTAGAAAATGCTTTCGTTGCTGATACTAAACACGAAGCTCTCACCCTTCTGAATTTAAACTTTGGTGACCGTGTCAAAGACTACAGTTTAATTGTTTCCCAGACAGCAGCCCCTGCATTTGAGGATGAAGCAAGTCAAGCTAGTGCAACATTTCAAATTAGCTCAACTATGATAAGCGGGTAG
- a CDS encoding FecCD family ABC transporter permease has product MEKLKYYWFYPLPVVMIFISLLIGPTQTLSAWDYLLWGVQAVFDTPYFDAEQFRLMQNILVNVRLPRILLTFMVGAALATAGNGLQALFRNPLVDSYVLGISSGAAFGAALALSLSWLSPNLSAFIFGVCAVALTYLFAHQKHESQTSLVMVILSGMIVSGLFLAGLTVIQYLSDPFKLQAIVQWTMGNLHQASWQKIQYAVLPICIGLAGLFAMRWRLNLMALGAEEAQAVGVNPRWEQLLLIVLVTVCTSTSVAAAGIISLYGLFMPHIVRMLVGPDHRYSIPANMVLGGSFLLLIDNFSRVLLTFEIPIGIFTMLLGAPFFLLLMKTQRTHWA; this is encoded by the coding sequence ATGGAAAAACTAAAATATTATTGGTTTTACCCGTTACCTGTCGTCATGATTTTTATCTCATTGCTTATTGGGCCAACTCAAACGCTAAGTGCATGGGATTATTTGCTTTGGGGTGTACAAGCGGTCTTTGATACACCATATTTTGATGCGGAACAATTTAGGTTGATGCAAAACATTCTGGTCAATGTCAGATTGCCCAGAATTTTACTGACCTTTATGGTGGGAGCCGCATTAGCAACTGCGGGTAATGGCTTACAAGCATTGTTTCGTAATCCATTGGTCGATTCTTATGTGCTGGGTATCTCATCTGGCGCTGCGTTCGGTGCAGCTTTGGCACTTTCTTTAAGTTGGCTTTCACCAAACCTATCAGCCTTTATTTTTGGTGTATGTGCTGTTGCCTTAACGTATTTATTTGCACATCAAAAACATGAAAGCCAGACATCTTTAGTCATGGTAATTTTATCGGGCATGATTGTTTCGGGACTGTTTTTAGCAGGACTTACCGTTATTCAATACCTAAGCGATCCATTTAAATTACAAGCTATTGTGCAATGGACCATGGGCAACTTACATCAGGCTTCTTGGCAAAAAATTCAATACGCCGTGCTACCAATTTGTATTGGCCTTGCCGGGTTATTTGCAATGCGTTGGCGCTTAAACTTAATGGCACTTGGTGCTGAAGAAGCACAGGCAGTTGGTGTTAACCCAAGGTGGGAACAGCTTCTTTTAATTGTACTAGTAACTGTATGTACATCAACGTCTGTGGCTGCTGCTGGCATTATTAGTCTATATGGGCTGTTTATGCCGCATATTGTGAGAATGTTGGTTGGACCAGATCACCGCTACAGTATTCCTGCCAATATGGTGTTGGGCGGCAGTTTTCTACTGTTGATTGATAATTTTTCTCGGGTTTTACTGACGTTTGAAATACCAATTGGTATTTTTACCATGTTACTTGGCGCGCCATTTTTCTTATTATTAATGAAAACACAGAGGACTCATTGGGCATGA
- a CDS encoding sulfite exporter TauE/SafE family protein: MLYELFLFGLLSGITTWLFGFGGGFVAVPLLYTVIIQKWSNESSVGIHAMQIAVATSAFVMLCSASFATFRHYRSGHIDWQQIRFLWGGIALGGIVGAVMASLFNGNWLRWIFMGYVFITILDCYYRPGFMVTSVQKQNYRQNSELVKGGVIGWVAALLGVGGSVITVPLLRRRGSSMAEAAAIANILTLPLSFTATLTYCVLSIWQSTPNGFIGLIWFEAALFLVAGTWIGLYFSEKFISKLPDLWRAKLYPLLLIIVLLVILFVN; this comes from the coding sequence ATGCTATATGAGCTATTTTTATTTGGGCTACTTTCAGGCATAACCACTTGGTTATTTGGTTTTGGCGGCGGATTTGTTGCTGTACCTTTGCTTTATACAGTCATTATTCAAAAGTGGAGCAATGAAAGTAGTGTCGGCATACATGCCATGCAAATCGCCGTAGCTACATCAGCTTTTGTCATGCTCTGCTCGGCAAGTTTTGCAACCTTTCGACACTATCGTTCTGGACATATAGATTGGCAACAAATCCGCTTTTTATGGGGTGGTATTGCACTTGGTGGAATTGTTGGTGCGGTAATGGCCTCATTGTTTAATGGAAATTGGCTTCGCTGGATATTTATGGGCTATGTGTTCATAACCATTCTAGATTGTTATTACCGACCAGGCTTTATGGTGACATCAGTGCAAAAGCAAAACTATAGACAAAATAGTGAACTCGTTAAAGGGGGAGTTATTGGGTGGGTTGCAGCACTTTTAGGGGTTGGTGGCAGCGTAATCACGGTTCCGTTATTAAGGCGTCGGGGTAGTTCTATGGCAGAGGCTGCGGCTATTGCAAATATTCTCACGCTGCCTTTGTCTTTCACTGCAACGCTGACCTACTGTGTATTATCAATTTGGCAATCTACACCCAACGGATTTATCGGACTAATCTGGTTTGAAGCTGCTTTATTCTTGGTTGCTGGAACATGGATCGGGCTATATTTTTCAGAAAAATTTATTTCAAAACTACCTGATTTATGGCGGGCAAAGTTATATCCGCTACTTTTAATAATAGTTCTACTCGTCATACTTTTTGTAAATTAA
- a CDS encoding PepSY-associated TM helix domain-containing protein: protein MLTESSFWRSLYRLIHIYAGIFIAPFILFAAITGLLYAITPQLEQAIYKDVLYVEPLDQTPHKLSQQIEAAKQVMPKSAQVIEVRPASSTDQTTRVIFSDPIHDFTSEAVFIDPFTLKAQGHLAVYGTSGVLPFRTTLDQLHSNLLLGKWGRFYSELAASWLAILTLTGLYNWWKRRQNLKIRQTQKNKLLRWHSTFGLVLFPLLLLIAITGLTWSEWAGDNIRIVRQWLNWQTPTLATSLQEDNLPTVMHHEHHEMPHSENLNLNIVSSEYDSVLTIARAHGIDAAQIQIKPPTSGNQAWEVAEIQRKWPTQADSIAIDMEQHKVIDQLAFKDYSLVAKLTRWGVDAHIGVLFGWINQLVLALYALLLCIMIIYGYRAAFKNSNLKLMTSHFVGQSLLVWNRATGSQKIGLILVGLVLGLSLPVFGFSILFTLFIFAMRKYIPSKS, encoded by the coding sequence ATGCTGACTGAATCATCCTTCTGGCGTAGTCTTTACCGTTTAATCCATATTTATGCTGGTATTTTTATTGCACCATTTATCTTGTTTGCTGCAATTACCGGTTTACTCTATGCAATTACGCCTCAACTAGAACAAGCCATTTATAAAGATGTTCTATATGTTGAGCCACTAGATCAAACACCACATAAGCTGAGCCAGCAAATTGAAGCCGCAAAGCAAGTAATGCCTAAGTCTGCACAGGTAATTGAAGTTAGACCAGCCTCAAGCACTGACCAGACAACCCGTGTCATTTTCTCAGACCCTATCCACGATTTTACAAGTGAAGCCGTTTTTATTGATCCTTTTACACTTAAAGCTCAAGGCCATCTAGCGGTCTATGGTACGAGCGGGGTTCTACCGTTTCGAACTACGCTCGACCAGTTACATAGCAATTTATTACTCGGAAAATGGGGGCGATTTTATAGTGAACTGGCAGCAAGCTGGTTAGCAATTTTGACTTTAACTGGACTGTATAATTGGTGGAAACGCCGTCAAAATCTTAAAATCAGACAAACACAAAAAAATAAATTACTAAGATGGCATAGCACATTTGGTTTAGTCTTATTTCCACTTCTATTATTAATTGCCATTACGGGGCTTACATGGTCCGAGTGGGCTGGAGATAATATTCGAATTGTTCGTCAGTGGCTCAATTGGCAAACTCCAACATTGGCAACTTCTCTTCAAGAAGATAATTTACCGACAGTGATGCACCATGAACATCACGAAATGCCACACAGTGAAAACCTTAATTTAAATATTGTCTCAAGTGAGTACGATAGCGTTCTTACAATCGCCAGAGCACATGGTATTGATGCAGCACAAATACAAATCAAACCACCAACCAGTGGAAATCAAGCTTGGGAAGTAGCCGAGATTCAGCGTAAATGGCCAACTCAAGCAGACAGTATCGCCATTGATATGGAACAACACAAAGTTATCGATCAACTTGCTTTTAAAGACTATTCACTGGTGGCAAAGCTCACTCGTTGGGGAGTTGATGCGCATATTGGTGTTTTATTTGGCTGGATAAATCAATTGGTACTGGCACTTTATGCTTTGCTACTGTGCATTATGATTATTTACGGATATAGGGCTGCGTTTAAAAACTCGAATTTAAAACTCATGACAAGCCACTTTGTTGGGCAAAGCTTATTAGTTTGGAACCGTGCAACTGGCTCACAAAAAATAGGGTTAATATTGGTGGGTCTAGTGTTAGGACTCAGCTTACCTGTTTTCGGTTTTAGTATTTTGTTTACGCTATTTATTTTTGCTATGCGTAAATACATTCCTTCTAAATCATAA
- a CDS encoding ABC transporter ATP-binding protein has translation MIQIDQLNYAYGHKQVLKNIHLEFPENQFSVILGRNGCGKSTLFKLMAGLEPVKDGLIRYSGKPLSGFKGKDRAALLGFLPQFHKTVFPFLVKDVVITGRAAFSRYRPSKSDWERVDQALLDLDIEHLRDRPYTELSGGERQLVMIARILVQAPKVILLDEPTNHLDVYYQSYLMKKLRQLSRQNFMVIAIMHDPNLAFLFADHLFFMRQHEVVKPESKTRITDPKFLKSVYDVEFHEAMIQDKTIVIPDHSWL, from the coding sequence ATGATTCAAATTGATCAGTTAAATTATGCCTATGGGCACAAACAGGTTCTTAAAAACATTCATCTGGAGTTTCCTGAAAATCAGTTTTCCGTAATTTTAGGGCGTAATGGTTGTGGTAAATCGACACTGTTTAAATTGATGGCGGGCCTAGAACCCGTAAAAGATGGCTTGATTCGTTACTCTGGAAAACCACTATCGGGCTTTAAAGGGAAAGATCGTGCTGCATTACTCGGTTTTTTACCACAGTTTCATAAAACAGTATTTCCATTTTTGGTTAAAGATGTGGTGATTACGGGGCGTGCTGCTTTTAGCAGATATAGACCTTCAAAATCAGACTGGGAACGTGTAGATCAAGCTTTACTTGATTTAGACATCGAGCATTTGCGTGACCGTCCTTATACCGAGTTATCGGGTGGTGAACGGCAATTAGTTATGATTGCGCGTATTTTAGTGCAAGCACCGAAAGTCATTTTGCTCGATGAGCCAACTAATCATCTCGATGTTTATTATCAGTCTTATTTAATGAAAAAGTTGCGTCAGTTGTCGCGGCAAAATTTTATGGTGATTGCAATTATGCATGATCCCAATTTAGCTTTTTTATTTGCAGACCATTTGTTTTTTATGCGCCAACACGAAGTGGTTAAGCCTGAGTCTAAAACACGAATCACCGATCCGAAGTTTTTAAAAAGTGTCTACGATGTTGAGTTCCATGAAGCCATGATTCAAGACAAAACCATCGTTATCCCTGATCATTCGTGGCTATGA
- a CDS encoding AraC family transcriptional regulator, translating to MRNIPINDVDHLPQAVLALGSDYPADTLLDTHSHRRAQFLYAPEGLMKVETEDGQWLVLPYSGVWIPAGKPHQVWLSKVSTYSLYIEVSNAPRQANYCEVIQVSPLLHQLLIQANQLPVDYQRAGRDGSLIDLLLYELEVAPALPLFIPLPHNTLLSKQCAEFMEHPDIHSSPKDWAHDHNKSERTFHRWFKSETGMSFQAWRNRVCIIYALNALKENISITEIAFSLGYEHSAAFTAMFSKIMGYPPTHFQKRFHAYDKTL from the coding sequence ATGCGTAATATTCCAATTAACGATGTAGACCATCTACCGCAAGCGGTTCTAGCGTTAGGGTCAGATTATCCTGCTGATACCTTGTTAGATACGCATAGCCATCGCCGTGCTCAGTTCTTATATGCACCCGAAGGACTCATGAAAGTTGAAACCGAAGATGGTCAATGGCTCGTGTTACCTTACAGCGGTGTATGGATACCGGCAGGTAAACCACATCAGGTATGGTTGTCTAAAGTCAGTACTTATAGTTTGTATATAGAAGTGAGTAATGCCCCAAGACAAGCAAACTATTGCGAGGTTATCCAAGTCTCGCCTTTGTTACATCAACTGCTCATTCAGGCAAATCAGCTACCTGTTGACTACCAACGCGCAGGCCGTGATGGTTCTCTTATCGATTTATTGTTATATGAGTTAGAAGTTGCACCAGCCCTACCTCTATTTATTCCGTTACCTCACAACACATTATTATCTAAACAGTGTGCTGAGTTTATGGAGCATCCTGATATTCATAGCAGCCCTAAAGATTGGGCACATGACCACAATAAAAGTGAGCGGACTTTTCATCGTTGGTTTAAGTCAGAAACTGGCATGTCCTTTCAGGCTTGGCGTAATCGAGTCTGCATCATCTATGCTTTAAATGCCTTAAAAGAAAATATCTCAATTACGGAAATTGCCTTTAGTTTGGGCTATGAACACTCGGCAGCTTTTACCGCAATGTTCAGTAAAATTATGGGTTATCCACCTACCCATTTTCAAAAAAGATTTCATGCGTATGATAAAACGCTATAA